One window of the Nitrospirota bacterium genome contains the following:
- a CDS encoding shikimate kinase: protein MFKNIILTGFMGVGKTSVGAQLAKDLGYTFVDIDKLIETDQNLSVTSLFSKFGEPYFREVEAAVIQQVMMGEGQVISTGGGAVIQDANREAFKKGGCVVCLTASPEVIYERIKHETHRPLLQTPEPKAKIKELLDSRAKFYAQADVCIDTSDKSVDDVIKAIKERIRYAYC from the coding sequence ATGTTCAAAAACATCATTCTTACAGGATTCATGGGCGTGGGCAAGACGAGCGTGGGCGCGCAGCTCGCAAAGGACCTGGGTTACACCTTTGTGGACATTGACAAGCTCATCGAAACAGACCAGAACCTGAGTGTCACCTCCCTTTTTTCAAAATTCGGCGAACCTTACTTCCGCGAGGTCGAGGCGGCGGTCATTCAGCAGGTCATGATGGGCGAAGGCCAGGTGATCTCCACCGGCGGCGGCGCGGTGATCCAGGATGCGAACCGTGAGGCCTTCAAAAAGGGAGGGTGCGTGGTCTGCCTCACCGCAAGCCCTGAAGTGATCTACGAGCGCATCAAGCACGAGACCCACCGGCCTCTGCTCCAGACCCCGGAACCAAAGGCGAAGATCAAAGAACTGCTCGACAGCCGCGCAAAGTTCTATGCCCAGGCCGATGTGTGCATCGACACATCGGATAAGTCCGTGGACGACGTCATTAAAGCGATCAAAGAGAGAATCAGATATGCATACTGTTAA